A window of the Euzebya pacifica genome harbors these coding sequences:
- a CDS encoding acetyl-CoA C-acetyltransferase, whose amino-acid sequence MGELRDAVICEPLRTAVGGYGGMFRDVPVTDLASTVIRALVDRTGVDPAEVDEVILGQGYPNGEAPAIGRVAALDAGFPVEVPGLQLDRRCGSGLQAVVDAAMRVQTGVADLVVAGGAESMSQAEHYVLGARWGLKGRPAGFEDRLARGRVTAGGQYHPVEGGMIETAENLRRDFAVTREAQDELAVRSHDRAVAAQKAGRFDDEIVPVSVPQRKADDLVIDTDEHPRPGSTVEKLAGLRAIMGRQDPDATVTAGNASGQNDGAAVCLVTTRETADRLGLRPLVRLVSWAVAGVRPSHMGLGPVPATAKALDRAGLTLADMDLIELNEAFAAQVLAVTSEWGFTDADWDRTNVNGSGISLGHPIGATGARILATLTREMDRRQVRYGLETMCIGGGQGLAAVLERIEA is encoded by the coding sequence ATGGGCGAGCTTCGTGACGCGGTGATCTGTGAACCACTCCGGACGGCGGTCGGGGGGTACGGCGGGATGTTCCGCGACGTGCCCGTCACCGACCTGGCCAGCACCGTCATCCGGGCGCTGGTCGACCGGACCGGCGTGGACCCGGCCGAGGTCGACGAGGTCATCCTCGGGCAGGGCTATCCCAACGGCGAGGCGCCGGCGATCGGGCGGGTTGCTGCCCTGGACGCCGGGTTCCCGGTGGAGGTTCCCGGGCTGCAGCTGGACCGTCGTTGCGGCTCGGGCCTGCAGGCCGTCGTCGACGCGGCCATGCGGGTCCAGACGGGCGTGGCCGACCTCGTCGTCGCGGGTGGGGCCGAGTCGATGAGCCAGGCCGAGCACTACGTCCTCGGCGCGCGGTGGGGGCTCAAGGGCCGCCCCGCCGGGTTCGAGGACCGCTTGGCCCGCGGGCGGGTCACCGCCGGTGGCCAGTACCACCCGGTCGAGGGCGGGATGATCGAGACGGCCGAGAACCTGCGGCGCGACTTCGCCGTCACCCGCGAGGCCCAGGACGAGCTGGCGGTCCGCTCCCACGACCGGGCCGTCGCCGCGCAGAAGGCGGGCCGGTTCGACGACGAGATCGTCCCCGTCTCGGTGCCGCAGCGGAAGGCCGACGACCTGGTCATCGACACCGACGAGCACCCGCGGCCGGGCTCGACGGTGGAGAAGCTCGCCGGGCTGCGGGCGATCATGGGCCGTCAGGACCCCGACGCGACCGTCACCGCGGGCAACGCCTCGGGGCAGAACGACGGGGCCGCCGTCTGCCTGGTCACCACCCGCGAGACCGCCGACCGCCTCGGCCTGCGTCCCCTGGTCCGGCTGGTCAGCTGGGCGGTCGCCGGCGTCCGCCCCTCGCACATGGGCCTCGGCCCCGTCCCCGCGACGGCGAAGGCGCTGGACCGGGCCGGCCTGACGCTGGCCGACATGGACCTGATCGAGCTCAACGAGGCGTTCGCTGCCCAGGTGCTGGCTGTCACCAGCGAGTGGGGCTTCACCGACGCCGACTGGGACCGCACCAACGTCAACGGGTCCGGCATCTCCCTGGGCCATCCGATCGGTGCCACCGGGGCTCGCATCCTCGCCACGTTGACCCGCGAGATGGACCGTCGTCAGGTTCGCTACGGCCTGGAGACCATGTGCATCGGTGGGGGGCAGGGGCTGGCGGCGGTCCTCGAACGGATCGAGGCGTAA
- a CDS encoding TIGR03557 family F420-dependent LLM class oxidoreductase translates to MTRFGLKLMSELRDARTLVGHAQLAEERGLEFVCISDHIHPWLPEHDHSPFAWTVLGAVAAATDMEMATGLTCPIGRYHPLVIAHAAATVASMSSKPFTLTIGAGERLNEHVTGDHFPAVDVRHDMLTEAGELMRRLWEGGFHTYRGRHFTAEDARIFDLPEIPIRLGVGVSGEQSLGVAKAVGADAIMAVDPDESLVSRWDDMGGDPTATWSEIPLAWAPTEEEGLRLAHERMRFAVPGWKVMAELPNPVNFDAATAHLSPEQVGEAIPHGPDPEPYAEMVRQFVDAGFTNLSLVPVGDDVEKTLDFFETEVRPLLD, encoded by the coding sequence GTGACCCGCTTCGGCCTGAAGCTGATGAGCGAGCTGCGTGACGCCCGGACCCTCGTGGGTCACGCGCAGCTCGCGGAGGAACGCGGGCTGGAGTTCGTCTGCATCTCCGACCACATCCATCCGTGGCTGCCCGAACACGACCACTCGCCGTTCGCCTGGACGGTGCTCGGGGCGGTCGCTGCCGCCACGGACATGGAGATGGCGACCGGTCTGACCTGCCCCATCGGTCGCTATCACCCGCTCGTCATCGCCCACGCAGCGGCGACGGTCGCCAGCATGTCGAGCAAGCCGTTCACGCTGACGATCGGCGCCGGGGAACGGCTCAACGAACACGTCACCGGTGACCACTTCCCCGCCGTCGACGTTCGCCACGACATGCTCACCGAAGCCGGTGAGCTGATGAGGCGTCTGTGGGAGGGCGGATTCCACACCTATCGCGGCCGGCACTTCACCGCCGAGGATGCACGCATCTTCGACCTGCCCGAGATCCCGATCCGGCTGGGCGTCGGCGTGTCGGGCGAGCAGTCCCTCGGCGTGGCGAAGGCCGTCGGTGCGGACGCGATCATGGCCGTCGATCCCGACGAGTCCCTGGTGAGCCGTTGGGACGACATGGGCGGTGATCCCACGGCGACCTGGTCGGAGATCCCCCTGGCGTGGGCACCCACGGAGGAGGAGGGGCTGCGACTGGCCCACGAGCGGATGCGCTTCGCCGTGCCCGGCTGGAAGGTCATGGCCGAGCTGCCGAACCCGGTCAACTTCGACGCGGCGACCGCCCACCTCTCACCCGAGCAGGTCGGCGAGGCCATCCCGCACGGGCCCGACCCCGAGCCGTACGCGGAGATGGTCCGGCAGTTCGTCGACGCCGGTTTCACCAACCTCTCGCTGGTCCCGGTCGGCGACGACGTCGAGAAGACGCTGGACTTCTTCGAGACCGAGGTCAGGCCCCTCCTCGACTGA
- a CDS encoding DUF4235 domain-containing protein — MSDNSSFVRSSIPTLAGMAGAMGARSAISKAYASKRGTEPPVDPGAKGATWGSAITWTAVMAAGAAIGRLVARYVAGEQVDKHFSGQRELEKA, encoded by the coding sequence ATGAGCGACAACTCCAGCTTCGTCCGCAGCAGCATTCCCACCCTGGCCGGCATGGCCGGCGCGATGGGCGCCCGATCGGCCATCAGCAAGGCCTACGCGTCCAAGCGCGGGACCGAGCCACCGGTCGACCCGGGCGCCAAGGGTGCGACGTGGGGCTCGGCCATCACGTGGACGGCGGTCATGGCAGCCGGTGCCGCCATCGGCCGCCTGGTCGCGCGCTACGTGGCCGGCGAGCAGGTCGACAAGCACTTCTCCGGCCAGCGGGAGCTCGAGAAGGCCTGA
- a CDS encoding M36 family metallopeptidase has product MSKIRTLLAAGLVLAMAMMLSPAGAQDTGAADLTAQAALARTHLGGTDELSAADVAGSIVTDAYTDAHNGVTYVYLRQTVDGLPVLGAEATVNVLDGEVLLSGHHFVLDVADNATGEQALSAEEALAAGALAVDADPMQASGAELVYQALASDSARLAWNLDVETATSWWNLSIDAETGEVLAQYDRVAQDTVHEITARTVRQDDTAAAAAVIDPILPRDRADDGSSYNVFPMPMENPNDGPRVIVENPADARVSPFGWHDTDGQPGPEYTVTRGNNVNAYADTVPDNIPDPLSQPSGGDGLDFDHPLERYDLTPLAYRDAAVDNLFYWNNIMHDVTGVYGFTEEAGNFQVHNYTGKGAGNDAVEAQAQDGSGVNNANFGTPADGSAPRMQMYIWPDTGETRDGDLDAGIIAHEYGHGVSNRLVGGPSNVSCLGSHDERQGEGWSDYWSYVLTMRDGDDGATPRGVGTYVLHQENRSGAGIRITPYSTDMTVNPTTYDRVKTAAEPHGVGYVWATMLWDLYWNLVDEHGFNPNVYDGWETGGNNLAIQLTVDGMKMAVCQPGFVDARNAIIAADAALTGGENECLIWSTFARRGLGESADQANPASKTDGTEAFDVPAACE; this is encoded by the coding sequence TTGTCGAAGATCCGCACACTCCTGGCCGCCGGCCTCGTGCTGGCCATGGCCATGATGCTGTCGCCTGCCGGCGCGCAGGACACCGGCGCCGCTGACCTCACCGCACAGGCCGCGCTGGCCCGCACCCACCTGGGCGGAACCGACGAGCTGTCGGCCGCCGACGTCGCCGGCAGCATCGTCACCGACGCCTACACCGATGCGCACAACGGCGTCACGTACGTCTACCTGCGGCAGACGGTCGACGGCCTGCCCGTCCTCGGCGCCGAGGCCACCGTCAACGTGCTCGACGGCGAGGTCCTGCTGAGCGGCCACCACTTCGTGCTCGACGTGGCCGACAACGCCACGGGCGAGCAGGCCCTCAGCGCCGAGGAAGCGTTGGCCGCCGGTGCGCTGGCCGTCGACGCGGACCCGATGCAGGCCAGCGGCGCGGAGCTGGTCTACCAGGCCCTCGCCAGCGACAGCGCCCGCCTGGCCTGGAACCTCGATGTCGAGACGGCGACGAGCTGGTGGAACCTGTCGATCGACGCCGAGACCGGTGAGGTCCTGGCGCAGTACGACCGTGTTGCCCAGGACACCGTCCACGAGATCACCGCCCGGACCGTCCGCCAGGACGACACCGCGGCGGCCGCGGCAGTCATCGACCCGATCCTGCCGCGCGACCGGGCAGACGACGGCTCGTCCTACAACGTCTTCCCGATGCCGATGGAGAACCCCAACGACGGCCCCCGCGTGATCGTGGAGAACCCCGCCGACGCCCGCGTGTCGCCCTTCGGCTGGCACGACACCGACGGCCAGCCGGGCCCGGAGTACACCGTCACCCGCGGCAACAACGTCAACGCCTACGCCGACACGGTGCCCGACAACATCCCCGACCCGCTGAGCCAGCCCAGCGGCGGCGATGGGCTGGACTTCGACCACCCGCTGGAGCGCTACGACCTGACCCCGCTGGCCTACCGCGATGCGGCCGTGGACAACCTCTTCTACTGGAACAACATCATGCACGACGTCACCGGCGTGTACGGCTTCACGGAGGAGGCCGGCAACTTCCAGGTCCACAACTACACCGGCAAGGGCGCGGGCAACGATGCCGTCGAGGCACAGGCCCAGGACGGCAGCGGCGTCAACAACGCCAACTTCGGCACCCCGGCCGACGGGTCCGCCCCGCGGATGCAGATGTACATCTGGCCCGACACCGGCGAGACCCGCGACGGTGACCTCGACGCCGGCATCATCGCCCACGAGTACGGCCACGGCGTGTCCAACCGCCTCGTCGGCGGACCGAGCAACGTCAGCTGCCTCGGCTCCCATGACGAGCGGCAGGGCGAGGGTTGGAGCGACTACTGGTCCTACGTGCTGACCATGCGCGACGGTGACGACGGGGCGACCCCCCGCGGTGTCGGAACCTACGTCCTGCACCAGGAGAACCGGTCCGGTGCCGGTATCCGTATCACCCCGTACTCCACCGACATGACCGTCAACCCGACGACCTACGACCGCGTGAAGACGGCGGCCGAGCCCCACGGCGTCGGCTACGTCTGGGCGACCATGCTGTGGGACCTCTACTGGAACCTGGTCGACGAGCACGGCTTCAACCCCAACGTCTACGACGGCTGGGAGACCGGCGGGAACAACCTCGCCATCCAGCTGACCGTCGACGGCATGAAGATGGCCGTCTGCCAGCCCGGCTTCGTCGACGCCCGCAACGCCATCATCGCCGCCGACGCGGCGCTGACCGGCGGCGAGAACGAGTGCTTGATCTGGTCGACGTTCGCCCGCCGCGGCCTGGGTGAGTCCGCCGACCAGGCCAACCCGGCCAGCAAGACCGACGGCACCGAGGCGTTCGACGTCCCGGCCGCCTGCGAGTAG
- a CDS encoding penicillin acylase family protein, with protein sequence MSRRSPVHLVAPRFVVLALPVVLAMALLASLLAPTADAQDDPPLDGRFQQNGDAGGFLNIMPPGADGVLNTLEILAAQAGQLPEHYNDQTAMYETLVYEGGLPVDGDHGEPLLGVTDGDLERFFKDGSFGADGDVVEIDVSACGDDVIAFRDTAFGVPHIYSSDRTQAQCANGYATAEDRLFLMDLLRHIGYARMSEFLGASEANKAMDRGQLLVAGYDEDDYIAQEAALCDSSDPERRQICADGTAYIEGVNHYVAAVRTNPMLLPGEYPALQILPEDFVLRDILSIASLVGGIFGKGGGNEAANSMFMADLIDQHGDAEGRAIFDDLKAANDPDASLTIQDSFPYNNPTALDETTTALLEPGSFVPAFEGGIGGVGVPGTVQARSGWPTSDTVNLGVVDGPFGPIDLRTPLGMSNAILATADVTDSGVPIAVFGPQTGYYTPQLLVETDIHAPGLDARGTAFAGTNIYVQLGRGGDYAWSATSASGDLVDEWAIELCDPDGGEATIDSTGYVWDGTCAEIPVLTHTQVAKPTAGGIPDPPVVDSIVFTLELGRIPELNDAAIVGRALATDGTPVAIAEQRSTFKDELGSAIGFMRINDPDFMTDGVESFNRAFDGIDFTFNWFYIDGEDIAYRHTCLCPIRQDDTDPDLLTWGGRGHQWTGAFLQPAGQPQDVNPEEGFYANWNNKQAQDFRSQDDTWKHHSTDRREHLAVRMEAAMASGQALTRGDMVNIAEDAGTVDFNPQEIYGLALEIMGTEPPAVLGGDADLASSMRSILQDWVDVGGHRRDLDRDSIYDHAVAVSIGDAWVRPMIEAVLGDEVPLETWPEGVEDHPRGGIGSAYNSGRMRFLQKDFWQVLDMPMREERSRTYCGTGTRADCSEVLWQSLADAIDVLSTTYEGEEEPPCGFPEAYHFGSTTPTEWVYPADCDNIVQGAAGVVAAPSMRWVNRPTFHQVVESGTITGRIAGADRIATSAAASRHAFPDGAETVVLAAAGTFADAVAGTPLAAANDAPLLLTDSGQLSPASEREIVRLGATTAIVLGGTAAITETVVSRLEVIGVSASRVAGDSRYETALAIAEELEVTDRFVLANAGSFADALAAGPFAAADDRAILLTDTDALPDDVADALDGADVVIAGGSAAVSATVAQQVTDSGATVARADGATRYATAAALTARAVEAGASAATAYVVTGEAFPDALSAGAVAARTGGVLVLLQPDSLDNAPAARDLLVDDAERIWFVGGTTPLPSALRQALESLT encoded by the coding sequence ATGAGCCGCCGCAGTCCCGTTCACCTCGTCGCGCCACGATTCGTGGTGCTCGCGCTACCAGTCGTCCTTGCGATGGCGTTGCTCGCCAGCTTGCTGGCGCCCACCGCCGACGCCCAGGACGACCCGCCGCTGGACGGACGGTTCCAGCAGAACGGCGACGCCGGTGGCTTCCTCAACATCATGCCGCCGGGCGCGGACGGGGTGCTGAACACCCTGGAGATCCTGGCCGCGCAGGCGGGGCAGCTGCCCGAGCACTACAACGACCAGACCGCGATGTACGAGACGCTGGTCTACGAGGGTGGGCTGCCCGTCGATGGCGACCACGGCGAACCGCTGCTCGGCGTGACCGACGGCGACCTCGAGCGCTTCTTCAAGGACGGGTCGTTCGGTGCGGACGGGGACGTCGTCGAGATCGACGTCTCGGCCTGCGGGGACGACGTGATCGCCTTCCGCGACACCGCCTTCGGTGTTCCCCACATCTACTCCAGCGACCGGACCCAGGCGCAGTGCGCCAACGGCTACGCCACCGCCGAGGACCGGCTGTTCCTCATGGACCTCCTGCGCCACATCGGCTACGCCCGCATGAGCGAGTTCCTGGGCGCCAGCGAGGCCAACAAGGCCATGGACCGCGGCCAGCTGCTGGTCGCCGGCTACGACGAGGACGACTACATCGCCCAGGAAGCCGCCCTGTGCGACTCCAGCGACCCCGAACGCCGCCAGATCTGCGCTGACGGGACCGCCTACATCGAGGGCGTGAACCACTACGTCGCGGCGGTCCGGACCAACCCGATGCTGCTGCCCGGTGAGTACCCGGCGCTGCAGATCCTCCCCGAGGACTTCGTGCTGCGCGACATCCTCTCCATCGCCTCGCTCGTCGGCGGGATCTTCGGCAAGGGTGGTGGCAACGAAGCCGCCAACTCCATGTTCATGGCCGACCTGATCGACCAGCACGGTGACGCCGAGGGCCGGGCGATCTTCGATGACCTCAAGGCCGCCAACGACCCCGACGCGTCGCTGACGATCCAGGACTCCTTCCCCTACAACAACCCCACGGCGCTGGACGAGACCACCACCGCGCTGCTCGAGCCCGGCTCGTTCGTTCCCGCGTTCGAGGGCGGCATCGGCGGGGTCGGCGTGCCCGGCACCGTGCAGGCCCGGTCCGGCTGGCCGACCAGCGACACCGTCAACCTCGGCGTCGTCGACGGCCCGTTCGGTCCGATCGACCTGCGCACCCCGCTGGGCATGTCCAACGCGATCCTCGCGACCGCCGACGTGACCGACTCCGGTGTGCCGATCGCCGTCTTCGGCCCGCAGACCGGGTACTACACGCCCCAGCTGCTGGTCGAGACCGACATCCACGCCCCGGGCCTCGACGCCCGCGGAACGGCGTTCGCCGGGACCAACATCTACGTCCAGCTCGGGCGCGGTGGCGACTACGCCTGGTCGGCCACCTCCGCCTCCGGTGACCTCGTCGACGAGTGGGCGATCGAGCTGTGCGACCCCGACGGTGGCGAGGCCACCATCGACTCGACCGGGTACGTCTGGGACGGCACCTGCGCGGAGATCCCCGTGCTGACCCACACCCAGGTCGCCAAGCCGACGGCCGGCGGCATCCCCGATCCGCCCGTGGTGGACAGCATCGTCTTCACCCTGGAGCTGGGGCGCATCCCCGAGCTGAACGACGCCGCCATCGTCGGCCGTGCGCTGGCCACCGACGGCACGCCCGTCGCCATCGCCGAGCAGCGCTCCACCTTCAAGGACGAGCTCGGGTCGGCCATCGGCTTCATGCGCATCAACGACCCCGACTTCATGACCGACGGCGTCGAGTCGTTCAACCGCGCCTTCGACGGGATTGACTTCACCTTCAACTGGTTCTACATCGACGGTGAGGACATCGCCTACCGGCACACCTGCCTGTGCCCCATCCGCCAGGACGACACCGATCCGGACCTGCTGACGTGGGGCGGCCGCGGCCACCAGTGGACCGGTGCGTTCCTGCAGCCCGCGGGCCAGCCGCAGGACGTCAACCCCGAGGAGGGGTTCTACGCCAACTGGAACAACAAGCAGGCCCAGGACTTCCGTTCCCAGGACGACACGTGGAAGCACCACTCCACCGACCGTCGTGAGCACCTCGCCGTCCGCATGGAGGCCGCGATGGCGTCCGGTCAGGCGTTGACCCGCGGCGACATGGTCAACATCGCCGAGGACGCCGGCACGGTGGACTTCAACCCCCAGGAGATCTACGGCCTCGCGCTTGAGATCATGGGCACCGAGCCGCCGGCAGTCCTCGGAGGCGACGCCGACCTCGCGTCCTCGATGCGCAGCATCCTGCAGGACTGGGTCGACGTCGGTGGCCACCGCCGCGACCTCGACCGTGACAGCATCTACGACCACGCCGTGGCCGTCAGCATCGGCGACGCATGGGTGCGTCCGATGATCGAGGCGGTCCTCGGCGACGAGGTACCGCTGGAGACCTGGCCCGAGGGCGTGGAGGACCACCCCCGCGGTGGCATCGGCTCGGCGTACAACTCCGGCCGCATGCGCTTCCTGCAGAAGGACTTCTGGCAGGTCCTCGACATGCCGATGCGCGAGGAGCGCAGCCGCACCTACTGCGGCACCGGTACCCGTGCCGACTGCAGCGAGGTGCTGTGGCAGTCCCTCGCCGACGCCATCGACGTCCTGTCGACCACCTACGAGGGTGAGGAGGAGCCGCCATGCGGGTTCCCCGAGGCCTATCACTTCGGTTCCACCACCCCGACGGAGTGGGTCTACCCCGCTGACTGCGACAACATCGTCCAGGGCGCTGCCGGCGTCGTGGCCGCCCCGTCGATGCGCTGGGTCAACCGCCCGACGTTCCACCAGGTCGTGGAGTCCGGCACGATCACCGGCCGCATCGCCGGTGCCGACCGCATCGCCACGTCGGCTGCGGCCAGCCGACACGCGTTCCCCGACGGTGCCGAGACGGTCGTCCTGGCTGCCGCTGGCACCTTCGCCGACGCCGTGGCCGGCACCCCGCTTGCGGCGGCCAACGACGCGCCGCTGCTGCTGACGGACTCCGGACAGCTGTCGCCCGCGTCGGAGCGGGAGATCGTCCGCCTCGGCGCGACCACCGCGATCGTGCTGGGCGGCACGGCTGCCATCACCGAGACGGTCGTCTCGCGGCTGGAGGTGATCGGGGTCTCGGCCAGCCGCGTTGCGGGCGACTCTCGTTACGAGACGGCGCTGGCGATCGCGGAGGAGCTCGAGGTCACCGATCGGTTCGTCCTGGCCAACGCCGGGTCGTTCGCCGACGCGCTGGCCGCCGGCCCGTTCGCGGCGGCCGACGACCGTGCCATCCTGCTGACCGACACCGACGCCCTGCCCGACGACGTGGCCGACGCGCTCGACGGCGCCGACGTGGTCATCGCTGGTGGGTCGGCTGCGGTCTCGGCAACGGTTGCCCAGCAGGTCACCGACAGCGGCGCCACGGTCGCGCGGGCGGACGGGGCCACCCGCTACGCCACGGCGGCCGCACTGACCGCTCGAGCCGTCGAGGCCGGCGCGTCAGCGGCCACGGCCTACGTGGTCACCGGCGAGGCGTTCCCCGACGCCCTGTCGGCCGGTGCCGTCGCGGCCCGGACCGGCGGCGTGCTCGTGCTGCTGCAGCCCGACTCGCTGGACAACGCCCCGGCGGCCCGTGACCTGCTGGTCGACGACGCCGAGCGGATCTGGTTCGTCGGCGGCACCACCCCGCTCCCGTCGGCGCTGCGACAGGCCCTGGAGTCCCTGACCTGA
- a CDS encoding VOC family protein yields the protein MPERSSYDHGTPSWIDLMTPDTDGAKAFYGGLFGWTAEDMDGPDGEYIYTNLYKDEKLVCGMGPLNDDMADMPPAWTSYINVDDAEQVAKSVETAGGQVLMPVMQVMEEGTMALFTDPAGAAFGVWQPANHKGAGIVNEPDTYSWNELMSRDIDASKAFYTQVFGWEYDEMDMETMTYSVVKGGHEDEGRAGLMPMPAEIPEQVPSYWGVYFTVADADATVARAKELGGSVMFGPDDTPVGRLAAIVDPQGGNFSIMQPSEPSKG from the coding sequence ATGCCCGAGCGCAGCAGCTACGACCACGGCACCCCCAGCTGGATCGACCTGATGACCCCCGACACCGATGGCGCCAAGGCGTTCTACGGCGGGCTGTTCGGGTGGACCGCCGAGGACATGGACGGCCCGGACGGCGAGTACATCTACACCAACCTGTACAAGGACGAGAAGCTGGTCTGCGGCATGGGCCCCCTGAACGACGACATGGCCGACATGCCGCCGGCCTGGACGTCCTACATCAACGTCGACGACGCCGAGCAGGTCGCCAAGTCCGTCGAGACGGCGGGCGGTCAGGTCCTGATGCCCGTGATGCAGGTGATGGAGGAGGGCACGATGGCCCTGTTCACCGACCCAGCAGGGGCCGCGTTCGGCGTCTGGCAACCTGCCAACCACAAGGGCGCGGGGATCGTCAACGAACCCGACACCTACTCGTGGAACGAGCTGATGTCCCGCGACATCGACGCATCGAAGGCGTTCTACACCCAGGTCTTCGGGTGGGAGTACGACGAGATGGACATGGAGACCATGACCTACAGCGTGGTCAAGGGCGGGCACGAGGACGAGGGCCGGGCCGGCCTCATGCCCATGCCGGCGGAGATCCCCGAGCAGGTGCCGTCGTACTGGGGCGTGTACTTCACCGTCGCCGACGCCGACGCCACGGTGGCCAGGGCCAAGGAGCTCGGTGGGTCGGTGATGTTCGGCCCCGACGACACCCCGGTCGGCCGCCTCGCCGCGATCGTCGACCCGCAGGGCGGCAACTTCTCGATCATGCAGCCGAGCGAGCCCTCCAAGGGCTGA
- a CDS encoding pyridoxamine 5'-phosphate oxidase family protein codes for MSTDTQQQTDRTALYEVLDDFDTAMLTTFTADGTPHGRPMHVAQRDGDTLWFVTGIDSGKVREIASGDPAVLTFQSSDTWVAATGEVEISHDRSKVDELWSPVMKAWFPEGPEDPGVVVVRVDLVSAEYWATTGTDKVSFAFGVARSILTGTPIDSDDEGEHGEVRL; via the coding sequence ATGAGCACCGACACCCAACAGCAGACCGATCGAACCGCCCTGTACGAGGTCCTCGACGACTTCGACACCGCGATGTTGACCACCTTCACCGCCGACGGCACGCCACACGGCCGCCCCATGCACGTGGCGCAGCGCGACGGCGACACGCTGTGGTTCGTGACCGGGATCGACAGCGGCAAGGTCCGCGAGATCGCCTCGGGCGACCCGGCAGTCCTGACCTTCCAGTCCTCCGACACGTGGGTCGCCGCCACCGGTGAGGTCGAGATCAGCCACGACCGCAGCAAGGTCGACGAGCTGTGGTCACCGGTCATGAAGGCGTGGTTCCCCGAGGGACCTGAGGATCCCGGCGTCGTGGTCGTCCGCGTCGACCTGGTCAGCGCCGAGTACTGGGCGACGACCGGCACCGACAAGGTCTCCTTCGCCTTCGGGGTGGCCAGGAGCATCCTGACCGGCACGCCGATCGACAGCGACGACGAGGGCGAGCACGGGGAGGTGCGCCTGTGA
- a CDS encoding MazG nucleotide pyrophosphohydrolase domain-containing protein, with protein sequence MDIATFQQQMVDLYGDRDAERGLARTFAWFTEEVGELSRALFRGDHDERMHEFADVLAWLASLAAQSGVDLAEAAQRYADGCPRCGASPCACRRG encoded by the coding sequence ATGGACATCGCCACATTCCAGCAGCAGATGGTCGACCTCTACGGCGACCGCGACGCCGAGCGGGGACTCGCCCGCACATTCGCGTGGTTCACCGAGGAGGTCGGCGAGCTGTCACGTGCGCTGTTCCGGGGGGATCACGACGAGCGGATGCACGAGTTCGCCGACGTGCTGGCGTGGCTGGCGTCGTTGGCTGCCCAGTCGGGCGTTGACCTGGCCGAGGCTGCGCAGCGGTACGCCGACGGCTGCCCCCGCTGCGGGGCGTCCCCCTGCGCCTGCCGGCGGGGCTGA